The genomic segment AACGAGGCATCGTCTCCGTCCACCTCGAAAGCGAGGTGAAGGTGGGTGGTTTATGAATCTGAAGCAAACGCTCGAGGTCGCGCTGCGTCGTCGAAATCAAGGACGAGTCGTCCAGATTCGTCGATTCCTGACCTACAAACGCCCGCAACAGGACCGACCCCTCAGGCGCACGATCGATGAATTTTTCGCTCGAAAAGGAGCAACCGAGAAGAAGCCGGTTTTCCACAGCGGGAACTACGAACCCCATGCCGTCGAGGGGATGGTCGATATCTCGGCGGGAGTACGCAAAATTAATTGTGGCTACGGAAGAGTAGCTCGTCTTGGAGAGCAAGGACGATACGGAAGGAGCGACGTCCCGGAGCAATCTCTGAGCTGTCGGCGCCGATATCGCCAGAACCAAGAGATCCGACGGAAGCGTTTCACCGGAATCGGACCGAACTTCCCAACCCTTCGACGAATGTACGATGGATTTGGCTTTTGTTTTCATTCGTATGTTACATCCGGCAATTCTCTCCGCCAGTCGTTTTGTGAGCGTGTCCATCCCCTGTCGAAAGGAGAGAAAGAGACCGTATCTCGGTCCGCTCGCGTCCTCAGCTTTTCCGAAAGCACCGTTCTGAGCCGCTCGGGCGGCGCGAAGGCCGCGGATCACACTTCCATATTTCTGTTCCATTTCCAGGAAACGGGGGAAGGTGGCCATCAAACTCAATTCATAAGGATCCGCCGAGTAGATCCCCGCCACCATCGGCTGGGCGACCCGTTCCAAAGCTTCTCTTCCCAGGCGCCGGAGGACAAATGAGGCGAGCGACTCATCATCAATCGAACGCCGGGCGGGGAGAACGAGATCGAGTAGCAATCTCATTTTTCCGAATGGACTGATGACGGGTGAAAAGAGAAAAGGGCGGAACGAAATGGGAGCCAATAGGTAAAAGTCTTGCGGCATCTGAAGGAGTCGGCCGTTTCGGACGATAAAGCTTCTTCGATGATCGGGCTGCGTTCCGATCAGTTCCGATTCAAGGCCCAACTCCTTGGCTAGAGCTAAGCCCGCCGGCTTCACCGAAAGAAAACAGTCGGGGCCCTTTTCCAAGAGAAATCCGTCGCGACGGTCGGTCTGAATCACACCGCCGAGCCGATCGGAAGATTCGAGCAGCGTCAGGTCGAGAGAAACGGCGCGTTCGCGAGCCCTCGCCAGAAGGCGGTACGCCGAAGCGAGGCCCGCAATACCGCCGCCGATAATTGTGACACGAAGAACCGGTCTCATAAATGGATTCGTCGCGAGACCGAGCGAAAAGCCCGCGATCGAGGCCGCGGGGTCAAAATGCCCGGAAGCGTACTTGAATAGGTACGTTGAGGACATTTTGACCCGAGAACATAGAGCACGGGCTTTGCAGCCGGTCGCAGCAGAAAACATTTATGAGACCGGTTCATCATCGAGCCGAAGTCTCGTGAACGAAGTCAATCAGGAAGCGGACATTGTCCTCGGGAGTATTCGGAAGGATTCCATGCCCCAGATTGAAGATATGGCCGACGGTTCCGGCATTTTCGAGAACTTTCTTCGCTTCCTTTTGGATGACGTCGCGCGGGCAAAGCAGAACGGTGGGATCCAGGTTGCCTTGGACGGAAATATCCCCTAAACGTTTGCGGGCATCGGCGATGGAAATTCGGAAATCGACGCCGATGACGCTGCCTCCCGCTTCTTTCATCGCTTCCAGCAATAATCCGGATCCTGCTCCGAAGTGAATCGTGGGAAATTCGGAAGGGAGAGCGTCGAAGATCGTTTTGGAGTGGGGAAGCACGTAAGTGCGGTAATCCTCGGGACTCAACGATCCCACCCA from the Bdellovibrionota bacterium genome contains:
- the hemG gene encoding protoporphyrinogen oxidase, with protein sequence MRPVLRVTIIGGGIAGLASAYRLLARARERAVSLDLTLLESSDRLGGVIQTDRRDGFLLEKGPDCFLSVKPAGLALAKELGLESELIGTQPDHRRSFIVRNGRLLQMPQDFYLLAPISFRPFLFSPVISPFGKMRLLLDLVLPARRSIDDESLASFVLRRLGREALERVAQPMVAGIYSADPYELSLMATFPRFLEMEQKYGSVIRGLRAARAAQNGAFGKAEDASGPRYGLFLSFRQGMDTLTKRLAERIAGCNIRMKTKAKSIVHSSKGWEVRSDSGETLPSDLLVLAISAPTAQRLLRDVAPSVSSLLSKTSYSSVATINFAYSRRDIDHPLDGMGFVVPAVENRLLLGCSFSSEKFIDRAPEGSVLLRAFVGQESTNLDDSSLISTTQRDLERLLQIHKPPTFTSLSRWTETMPRYSVGHLQRLQEMESLLKDMPGLFLVGNGYRGIGIPDIAEQAEQVAYRALQKD